A single window of Corallococcus silvisoli DNA harbors:
- a CDS encoding Ig-like domain-containing protein, whose protein sequence is MRRLSSFLLSWLLIGLGATSCRDDVPPAPNRPPTLTGPTPQATRVTSGASVSLTLEALDLDGDMLTYVWIQLPESPAGTFDTPTAASPSWTAPMVTSSQRFALRVTVSDGRGGSVQGAVDMEVTPPVAPNNPPTVSPPTATPVTVNEQQSVALAVIATDTDGDPLTYAWEQVAPTEPAGSFSDPASAVPTWTAPAVEASGTYTLRVTVSDGNGGSAQGTVEVSVQHVP, encoded by the coding sequence ATGCGCCGCCTGTCATCGTTCCTGCTGTCCTGGCTGCTCATCGGCCTTGGAGCGACGTCGTGTCGGGATGATGTCCCGCCCGCCCCCAACCGTCCTCCGACGCTGACGGGTCCAACGCCCCAGGCGACGCGGGTGACCTCTGGAGCCTCGGTGTCACTGACGCTGGAGGCCCTGGACCTGGATGGGGACATGCTCACGTACGTCTGGATCCAACTCCCAGAGTCACCAGCGGGAACGTTCGACACCCCCACCGCGGCCAGCCCGTCCTGGACCGCGCCCATGGTGACGAGCAGCCAGCGCTTCGCGTTGAGGGTGACGGTGAGCGACGGTCGGGGCGGCTCCGTGCAGGGGGCGGTGGACATGGAGGTCACCCCGCCCGTCGCGCCGAACAACCCGCCCACGGTGTCTCCGCCCACGGCGACCCCCGTCACCGTCAACGAGCAACAGTCCGTCGCCCTCGCGGTCATCGCCACCGACACGGACGGGGATCCGCTCACCTATGCGTGGGAGCAGGTCGCGCCCACCGAGCCCGCGGGGAGCTTCAGCGACCCCGCGTCCGCCGTGCCCACCTGGACGGCGCCGGCCGTCGAGGCCAGCGGGACGTACACGTTGCGAGTGACGGTCTCCGACGGAAACGGAGGCAGCGCGCAGGGAACGGTCGAGGTCTCCGTCCAGCACGTCCCATAG
- the trxA gene encoding thioredoxin, which yields MAGDVIELGDAEFKREVLESAEPVLVDFTATWCPPCRVIAPVIASLAAEYKGRMKMAKLNVDDHPATPEQYGIRAIPTLLFFKGGQVVKQIVGAVPRAKLEEAVRQVL from the coding sequence ATGGCTGGGGACGTCATCGAGCTGGGAGACGCGGAGTTCAAGCGCGAGGTGCTGGAGTCAGCGGAGCCGGTGCTGGTGGACTTCACGGCCACGTGGTGCCCGCCGTGCCGGGTCATCGCACCGGTCATCGCGTCGCTGGCGGCCGAGTACAAGGGCCGGATGAAGATGGCCAAGCTCAACGTCGACGACCATCCCGCGACGCCGGAGCAGTACGGCATCCGGGCCATACCCACGCTGCTGTTCTTCAAGGGAGGACAGGTGGTGAAGCAGATTGTCGGCGCGGTGCCGAGGGCGAAGCTCGAGGAGGCCGTGCGACAGGTGCTCTGA
- a CDS encoding helix-turn-helix domain-containing protein, producing the protein MDALITAAARALGEGDPLGALQRVALREDAPALAVRGIAMAQMGVFEKATQLLRRAARVYGSSDALARARCNVAEAEVALASRDFGGADLTLGEALRTFIRHGDSQNARYTRLLQARRALLLGRVEEAEQAVAELDLLGAPAMTLAVAHLLELEVALRRGATRAARIALEHARSAAERARIPSLDAEVEHAARVLSLPAARVIVRGEARQVVLDEVESLLGSGHLVVNACRRTVHTLARVVTLATRPVLFDLLRVLAEAWPGAASRDDLARHVFGARRVDASYRVRLRVELGRLRAQLRDVADIRATPRGFALTPRHSMEVRVLAPPIEGAGGAVLALLADGEHWSTSALALVLGSSQRTVQRVLSSLAEDGQVRALGRGRARRWVAPPVSGFTTTLLLPTSTLFE; encoded by the coding sequence ATGGATGCACTCATCACGGCCGCGGCTCGGGCACTCGGGGAGGGAGACCCCCTGGGTGCACTCCAGCGCGTGGCACTCCGCGAGGACGCGCCGGCGTTGGCCGTAAGAGGCATCGCCATGGCGCAGATGGGGGTGTTCGAGAAGGCGACGCAGCTCCTGCGGCGTGCGGCTCGCGTCTACGGCTCCAGCGACGCCCTCGCGCGGGCTCGCTGCAACGTCGCGGAGGCGGAGGTGGCACTCGCGTCGCGGGACTTCGGAGGAGCCGACCTCACGCTCGGCGAAGCGCTGCGCACGTTCATTCGACACGGTGACTCGCAAAACGCGCGCTACACGCGGTTGTTGCAGGCACGGCGAGCCCTGTTGCTAGGACGCGTCGAGGAGGCCGAGCAAGCCGTGGCCGAGCTCGACCTCCTCGGTGCACCCGCGATGACCTTGGCTGTCGCGCATCTGCTGGAGCTCGAGGTGGCGCTGCGGAGAGGGGCCACCCGTGCCGCCCGCATCGCACTCGAACACGCGCGGAGCGCCGCCGAACGTGCGCGCATCCCCTCGCTCGACGCCGAGGTCGAGCATGCCGCTCGTGTCCTGAGCCTCCCCGCCGCGAGAGTCATCGTCCGGGGCGAGGCGAGACAGGTCGTGCTCGATGAGGTCGAGTCACTGCTGGGCTCGGGGCACCTCGTCGTCAACGCCTGCCGTCGCACGGTCCACACACTCGCGCGCGTCGTGACGCTGGCCACTCGCCCCGTGCTGTTCGACCTCCTGCGCGTCCTGGCCGAGGCCTGGCCTGGTGCGGCCTCGCGAGACGACCTCGCCCGGCACGTATTCGGAGCGCGGCGTGTGGACGCATCGTATCGCGTGCGCCTGCGAGTCGAGCTGGGCCGCCTGAGAGCGCAGTTGCGCGACGTGGCGGATATCCGGGCGACCCCGCGTGGCTTCGCCTTGACTCCGCGGCATTCGATGGAGGTGCGGGTCCTCGCGCCACCCATCGAGGGAGCGGGCGGTGCGGTGTTGGCGCTGCTCGCGGACGGCGAACATTGGTCGACTTCGGCGCTCGCGCTCGTGCTCGGATCAAGTCAACGCACGGTGCAACGCGTCCTCTCCTCGCTGGCGGAGGACGGACAGGTCCGCGCGCTCGGCAGGGGCCGCGCGCGACGCTGGGTGGCGCCCCCTGTCAGTGGCTTCACGACGACTTTGTTACTCCCGACCTCCACTCTCTTCGAGTAG
- a CDS encoding Vgb family protein, with the protein MDKTRGEVEEIQPAEILREYGPFDVASRVHGVTYDGANVWFAGGETLQSFDPMSGEPVRSLDVPCDAGTAFDGRHLFQLGEGRIRKIDPGTGQVLKTVPAPGNGNDSGLTWAEGFLWVGQFRGRVIHQIDPETGAVLRTLESKRFVTGVTWVQGELWHGTEEGDASDIRRIDPKDGRVLVRLTLPKGLTVTGLESDGGDIFYAGGGPSRTVRAVRRPRRPRR; encoded by the coding sequence ATGGACAAGACGCGGGGCGAGGTAGAGGAGATACAGCCAGCGGAGATCCTCCGTGAGTACGGCCCATTCGATGTCGCCTCGCGCGTCCATGGCGTGACGTATGACGGCGCGAACGTCTGGTTCGCCGGAGGCGAGACACTTCAGTCCTTCGATCCGATGAGCGGTGAACCTGTGCGCAGCCTCGACGTTCCGTGCGACGCGGGGACCGCTTTCGATGGCCGGCATCTCTTTCAGCTCGGCGAGGGCCGCATCCGGAAGATCGACCCTGGGACGGGACAGGTGCTGAAGACCGTGCCTGCCCCCGGCAATGGCAACGACTCCGGGCTCACCTGGGCCGAGGGGTTTCTATGGGTGGGGCAGTTTCGTGGCCGGGTGATTCATCAAATCGACCCCGAGACGGGCGCTGTCCTGCGCACCCTTGAATCCAAGCGCTTTGTCACCGGCGTGACGTGGGTGCAGGGCGAGTTGTGGCATGGCACCGAGGAAGGTGATGCGAGTGACATCCGACGAATCGACCCGAAAGACGGTCGTGTGCTTGTCCGGCTCACGCTGCCCAAGGGCCTGACTGTCACCGGGCTCGAGTCGGACGGCGGCGACATCTTCTACGCGGGTGGGGGGCCAAGCCGCACGGTTCGCGCCGTGAGGAGGCCCCGGCGCCCGCGCCGCTGA
- the pabB gene encoding aminodeoxychorismate synthase component I gives MRQRTLLIDNHDSFTFNLFHLLARVSGTEPLVVRNDALGWRELRGLGFDNIVISPGPGRPDRPADFGVCHDALREAEVPILGVCLGHQGLGYFHGARIQHAPEVMHGRMVRAHHTGTDLFLGIPNDVQVMRYHSLCLARPLPEDLEETAWAPDGVLMALRHRRLPRWGVQFHPESIGTMHGGRLLTNFVRLSQEHHARAPHSRPVPLSEAPRPSPAPPRAEFRVHHRKLALDIDAEQAFIALHGGKDHAFWLDSSRVEPRLSRFSFMGDATGPHSAVIRYRVNPSRLSVTRQGVTEEHSTELFAFLQSELARLRPAPSGLPFDFQGGFVGYLGYELKHDCGASAPHASPAPDAGLVLADRLLAWDHLEHAVYLVALAPEHEAAQVQAWFDTTESTLRTLPPLAPPRTEARGPFPVRLARDRATYLSDIAHCMEQLHEGETYEVCLTNKVVARTQVDALELYRVLRRLNPAPHAAYLRMGALGIACSSPERFLRVDAKGLAESKPIKGTVRRGATPEEDDRLREELRSGEKDRAENLMIVDLVRNDLGRVCDVGSVHVHRLMDVETYATVHQLVSTIRGQLREGYTAVDAVRAAFPGGSMTGAPKERTMELIDRLEGEARGVYSGAIGFFSTTGAADLNVVIRTAVVRPGEVSIGAGGAIVALSDPAAELDEMRLKSRVLLEALCTALGRPGALPDVDGAEGASLGPPPAMTD, from the coding sequence GTGCGGCAGCGGACGCTTCTCATCGACAACCACGACTCGTTCACGTTCAACCTCTTCCATCTGCTGGCGAGGGTCAGCGGCACGGAGCCCCTCGTCGTGCGCAACGACGCGCTGGGCTGGCGGGAGCTGCGAGGGCTCGGGTTCGACAACATCGTCATCTCCCCCGGCCCCGGCCGGCCGGACCGTCCCGCGGACTTCGGCGTCTGCCACGACGCACTGCGGGAAGCGGAGGTCCCCATCCTGGGCGTGTGCCTGGGCCACCAGGGCCTGGGGTACTTCCACGGCGCCCGGATCCAGCACGCCCCGGAGGTCATGCACGGGCGGATGGTTCGCGCGCACCACACGGGAACGGACCTCTTCCTGGGCATCCCGAACGACGTCCAGGTGATGCGCTACCACTCCCTCTGCCTCGCCCGGCCGCTGCCGGAGGACTTGGAGGAGACGGCCTGGGCGCCCGACGGCGTCCTGATGGCGCTGCGTCACCGCCGCCTCCCACGGTGGGGCGTCCAGTTCCATCCGGAATCCATCGGCACGATGCACGGCGGCAGGCTGCTCACCAACTTCGTGCGGCTGAGCCAGGAACACCACGCCCGCGCGCCCCACTCACGCCCGGTTCCGCTCTCGGAGGCGCCGCGTCCAAGCCCCGCCCCTCCGCGCGCCGAGTTCCGCGTCCACCACCGGAAGCTGGCGCTCGACATCGACGCGGAGCAGGCCTTCATCGCGCTCCATGGAGGAAAGGACCACGCCTTCTGGCTGGACAGCAGCCGCGTCGAGCCCCGCCTGTCGCGCTTCTCTTTCATGGGGGACGCCACCGGTCCGCACAGCGCCGTCATCCGCTACCGCGTGAATCCAAGCCGCCTCTCCGTGACCCGGCAGGGCGTCACGGAGGAGCACTCCACGGAGCTGTTCGCGTTCCTCCAGTCCGAGCTGGCACGGCTGCGTCCAGCGCCCTCGGGACTGCCCTTCGACTTCCAGGGAGGGTTCGTGGGCTATCTCGGCTACGAGCTGAAGCATGACTGCGGCGCGAGCGCCCCCCACGCCTCACCGGCTCCAGACGCCGGACTGGTATTGGCGGACCGGCTGCTGGCATGGGACCACCTCGAGCACGCGGTGTACCTGGTGGCGCTCGCCCCCGAGCATGAAGCCGCGCAGGTCCAGGCGTGGTTCGACACCACCGAATCCACCCTGCGCACCCTGCCCCCGCTGGCGCCGCCCAGGACCGAGGCGAGAGGCCCCTTCCCGGTCCGCCTCGCGAGGGACCGCGCCACGTACCTGTCGGACATCGCCCACTGCATGGAGCAGCTCCACGAAGGCGAGACGTACGAGGTCTGCCTCACCAACAAGGTGGTGGCCCGGACCCAGGTGGATGCCCTGGAGCTGTACCGGGTCCTCCGGCGGCTGAACCCGGCGCCCCATGCGGCCTACCTCCGGATGGGAGCGCTGGGCATCGCGTGCTCGTCCCCCGAGCGCTTCCTCCGAGTGGACGCCAAGGGCCTGGCGGAATCCAAGCCCATCAAGGGCACCGTGCGGCGGGGCGCCACCCCCGAAGAGGACGACCGGCTGAGAGAGGAGCTGCGGTCAGGGGAGAAGGACCGCGCGGAGAACCTGATGATCGTGGACCTGGTGCGAAACGATCTCGGGAGGGTGTGTGACGTGGGCTCGGTCCACGTCCACCGGCTCATGGACGTGGAGACGTATGCCACGGTGCACCAACTGGTGAGCACCATCCGGGGCCAGTTGCGCGAGGGCTACACCGCCGTGGACGCGGTGCGTGCCGCCTTCCCGGGGGGCTCCATGACGGGAGCACCCAAGGAGCGCACGATGGAGCTCATCGACCGGCTGGAGGGGGAGGCCCGCGGCGTCTATTCGGGGGCAATCGGCTTCTTCTCCACCACCGGCGCGGCGGACCTGAACGTCGTCATCCGCACCGCGGTGGTCCGCCCTGGAGAGGTGAGCATCGGCGCAGGAGGGGCCATCGTGGCCCTCTCGGACCCGGCGGCGGAGCTGGACGAGATGCGCCTCAAGTCACGGGTGCTCCTGGAGGCGCTGTGCACGGCGCTCGGGCGCCCGGGCGCGCTTCCGGACGTCGACGGTGCGGAGGGGGCCTCCTTGGGGCCGCCTCCAGCCATGACGGACTGA
- a CDS encoding quinone oxidoreductase family protein, giving the protein MPASIPDKMKAAALDRFGGPEVLGIKTLTVPAVGDDEILIRVAAAGIGAWDAMEREGEMAGMLPGGPRFPYVPGSDGAGEVVAVGKNVKDLKVGDSVYGYAFMNPKGGFYAEFTAVKAEQATKIPKGLKVEQAAALAADGITTLRGLEDQLQLKAGERLLIFGASGGIGHIALQLARRMGVKVLAIASGEDGVALARRLGAEAAAEGHQDDLDQVCREFAPDGFDAALVLARGDAAQGVLKHVRKGGRIAYPNGVEPAPKAPPGVTAKAYDGIPSPDILRRLNALIEAGPFHLELGRIYALEEAAKAQQEVLKHHLGKFAMRIH; this is encoded by the coding sequence ATGCCAGCATCCATTCCCGACAAGATGAAGGCCGCGGCGCTCGACCGCTTTGGCGGTCCGGAGGTCCTCGGCATCAAGACCCTGACCGTTCCCGCCGTGGGCGACGACGAGATTCTCATTCGCGTCGCGGCGGCGGGCATTGGCGCCTGGGACGCCATGGAGCGCGAGGGCGAGATGGCCGGGATGCTCCCAGGCGGCCCGCGCTTCCCCTACGTGCCCGGCTCCGATGGCGCGGGAGAAGTGGTGGCCGTCGGCAAGAACGTGAAGGACTTGAAGGTCGGCGACAGCGTCTACGGCTACGCGTTCATGAACCCCAAGGGAGGGTTCTACGCGGAGTTCACCGCCGTGAAGGCGGAGCAGGCGACGAAGATCCCCAAGGGACTGAAGGTGGAGCAGGCGGCGGCGCTGGCCGCGGACGGCATCACCACGCTGAGGGGCCTGGAGGATCAGCTCCAGCTCAAGGCCGGAGAGCGCCTGCTCATCTTCGGCGCCAGCGGTGGCATCGGCCACATCGCGCTCCAGCTCGCCCGGAGAATGGGGGTGAAGGTGTTGGCCATCGCCTCTGGCGAGGACGGGGTGGCGCTGGCCCGGCGGCTCGGCGCGGAGGCGGCCGCCGAGGGCCACCAGGACGACCTGGACCAGGTCTGCCGTGAGTTCGCGCCGGACGGCTTCGACGCGGCGCTGGTGCTGGCGAGGGGCGACGCCGCGCAGGGAGTCCTGAAGCACGTCCGCAAGGGAGGGCGCATCGCGTACCCGAACGGCGTGGAGCCGGCCCCGAAGGCGCCCCCGGGCGTCACGGCCAAGGCCTACGACGGCATCCCCAGCCCGGACATCCTGCGGCGCCTCAATGCGTTGATCGAAGCGGGCCCCTTCCACCTGGAGCTCGGCCGCATCTACGCGCTGGAGGAAGCCGCGAAGGCGCAGCAGGAGGTGCTCAAGCACCACCTGGGCAAGTTCGCGATGCGCATCCACTGA
- a CDS encoding DUF899 domain-containing protein, with translation MTHAKTESRSEWLAARKELLAKEKALTRMRDELSATRRTMPWLRVTEPYVFDGPEGKETLAQLFAGRSQLLVYHFMFAPEWKTGCKSCSFWADSFNGAVEHLGQRDVSFVAISRAELPKLQAFRQRMGWRFKWVSSQGSEFNFDFQVSFRADALARGDAVYNYAPLPHSTSDMPGFSVFSKDERGDVFHTYGTYGRGIDPLNTGYQLLDLVPKGRDEGGLPSPLHWVRLRDEYGP, from the coding sequence GTGACACACGCCAAGACGGAGTCGAGGAGTGAGTGGCTGGCCGCACGCAAGGAGCTGTTGGCGAAGGAGAAGGCCCTCACGCGCATGCGCGACGAGCTGAGCGCCACACGCCGCACCATGCCCTGGCTGCGTGTGACCGAGCCCTACGTGTTCGATGGCCCCGAGGGCAAGGAGACGCTCGCGCAGCTCTTCGCGGGCCGAAGCCAGCTGCTCGTCTACCACTTCATGTTCGCGCCCGAATGGAAGACGGGCTGCAAGAGCTGTTCGTTCTGGGCCGACTCCTTCAACGGAGCCGTCGAGCACCTGGGGCAGCGGGACGTCAGCTTCGTCGCCATCTCACGCGCGGAGCTGCCGAAGTTGCAGGCGTTCCGACAGCGGATGGGCTGGCGCTTCAAGTGGGTGTCATCGCAGGGAAGCGAGTTCAACTTCGACTTCCAGGTGTCCTTCCGCGCAGACGCCTTGGCGCGTGGCGACGCCGTCTACAACTACGCACCGTTGCCGCACTCCACTTCGGACATGCCGGGCTTCAGTGTCTTCTCGAAGGATGAACGCGGCGACGTCTTCCACACCTACGGGACCTACGGGCGAGGCATTGATCCGCTCAACACGGGCTATCAGCTCCTGGACCTCGTCCCGAAGGGCCGAGACGAGGGCGGGTTGCCATCGCCATTGCACTGGGTTCGCCTGCGGGACGAGTATGGCCCTTGA
- a CDS encoding FBP domain-containing protein: MFRIESERELLHAFRSRDRKFVELPKGTRFPLFIQDYLAWVDPYGVRVFLVFTAPGGKQPRGIAFRRDQQGDTTMVPQLCDWCRTSTGAEIGLLTTDVDAKRRVGVNLCLDLRCGERLESMTNLAGRSVLDGTRSLLEHMARFAREALGMA, translated from the coding sequence ATGTTCCGCATCGAGTCAGAGAGAGAGCTCCTGCACGCGTTCCGGTCGAGGGATCGCAAGTTCGTCGAGTTGCCGAAGGGCACCCGATTCCCCCTCTTCATCCAGGACTACCTCGCGTGGGTGGACCCCTATGGGGTTCGCGTGTTCCTCGTGTTCACCGCGCCCGGCGGCAAGCAGCCCAGGGGCATCGCCTTCCGCCGTGATCAACAGGGCGACACCACCATGGTGCCCCAGCTGTGTGACTGGTGCCGCACCTCGACCGGCGCGGAGATCGGCCTGCTCACCACGGATGTCGACGCGAAGCGCCGGGTGGGCGTGAATCTCTGCCTGGATCTGCGCTGCGGCGAACGGCTGGAGTCCATGACGAACCTGGCCGGTCGAAGTGTGCTGGACGGCACCCGGTCGCTGTTGGAGCACATGGCCCGCTTCGCGCGCGAAGCGCTGGGCATGGCTTGA
- a CDS encoding LysR family transcriptional regulator, with protein MAANPPLLDDMLLFTEVVTTGSITSAGERLGLRKSTVSRRLAALEERLGTRLLERNTRRLRLTEAGREYHAHCARIVAEAREVNAALSEARGTARGTLRIATLSLLGELLTPVIAELLLHQPRLRVELSLAQTHVDLVAEEYDLALRTGPLADSSLVARKLGRVRTGCYASPTYLSRHGTPRSPDELRAHECVLLAEPGTDEVWFFGEGKGARTVPVTGRLRVPSVRAGQAAARAGLGIVRLPASLVAEDVRTGLLVPVLASDTPPGLPIFAVYPSSRQLPVKVRAFLELLSARGTALPWEEG; from the coding sequence GTGGCCGCGAACCCTCCCTTGCTGGACGACATGCTCCTCTTCACGGAGGTGGTGACGACGGGCAGCATCACGTCCGCGGGGGAGCGCCTGGGCCTGCGCAAGTCGACAGTGAGTCGACGGCTGGCCGCGCTGGAGGAGCGGCTGGGAACGCGCCTGCTCGAGCGCAACACGCGGAGGCTGCGGCTCACCGAGGCGGGCCGCGAGTATCACGCTCATTGCGCGAGGATCGTCGCGGAGGCCCGCGAGGTGAACGCGGCGCTGAGCGAAGCGCGCGGCACGGCGCGAGGCACCTTGCGCATCGCGACCCTGTCGCTGCTGGGTGAGCTGCTCACGCCAGTCATCGCCGAGCTGCTCCTGCACCAGCCCAGGCTGCGAGTGGAGTTGTCCCTCGCGCAGACGCACGTGGACCTCGTCGCGGAGGAGTACGACCTGGCGTTGCGCACGGGCCCCCTGGCGGACTCGTCCCTGGTGGCGCGCAAGCTCGGGCGGGTGCGCACGGGCTGTTATGCGAGCCCCACGTATCTGAGCCGTCACGGAACCCCGCGCTCCCCCGACGAGCTGCGCGCACACGAATGCGTGCTCCTGGCCGAGCCCGGCACCGATGAAGTGTGGTTCTTCGGGGAGGGAAAGGGCGCGCGGACGGTGCCAGTCACGGGCCGCCTGCGCGTGCCGAGCGTGCGAGCGGGCCAGGCGGCCGCGCGAGCGGGGCTCGGCATCGTGAGGCTACCGGCCTCGCTCGTGGCGGAAGACGTGCGCACGGGGCTGCTCGTCCCGGTGCTCGCGTCCGACACGCCGCCGGGCCTGCCCATCTTCGCCGTCTATCCGAGCAGCCGTCAGCTGCCCGTCAAGGTGCGCGCCTTCCTGGAGCTGCTGTCCGCGCGCGGCACGGCGCTCCCGTGGGAGGAAGGCTAG
- a CDS encoding DUF819 family protein, translating into MMAPLQGFVVLTLPALALLLARYFKPVAWVGPVVVCYLAGILLGNLPGLGLQPAVSLSVGEAAVPLAIPLLLFATDMPRWMRLARSTLLSFVLACVAAMVSAALVGLAFASRSDEWWKMAGMLVGVYTGGTANMNAVGLALQVREETFVLLNTADIVVGTAYFLFLVTVAQRLVLLFLPRFTNPAPWSEPQEGDAVQAAFFTRARVRGMGLSLLLAVAICALSAGAAYGVLGRLDVAAALLLITTLSLAASLIRAVRTLPGSAELGDYALLVFCVAFGTLADVRQLQQAGISVFAFCFCVQMLAVVLHFGLAALFRIDADTVLITSTATIFGPAFIGPVARALRNRELLVSGMTTGLMGIALGTYLGLAVSWLLRP; encoded by the coding sequence ATGATGGCGCCACTCCAGGGATTCGTCGTGTTGACCCTCCCGGCGCTCGCGCTGCTGTTGGCGCGATACTTCAAGCCGGTGGCCTGGGTGGGACCGGTGGTCGTGTGCTACCTGGCCGGCATCCTCCTGGGCAACCTGCCGGGGCTGGGACTCCAGCCAGCCGTGAGCCTGTCGGTGGGCGAGGCCGCCGTGCCCCTGGCGATCCCGCTGCTCCTCTTCGCCACGGACATGCCCCGGTGGATGCGTCTGGCGCGCTCCACCTTGCTCTCCTTCGTCCTGGCCTGCGTGGCCGCCATGGTGAGCGCCGCGCTGGTGGGGCTCGCCTTCGCGAGCCGTTCAGACGAGTGGTGGAAGATGGCTGGCATGCTGGTGGGCGTGTACACGGGCGGCACCGCCAACATGAATGCCGTGGGGCTCGCGCTCCAGGTGCGGGAGGAGACCTTCGTGCTCCTCAACACGGCGGACATCGTCGTCGGGACCGCGTATTTCCTCTTCCTCGTGACCGTGGCGCAGCGGCTGGTGCTCCTCTTCCTGCCGCGCTTCACGAACCCCGCTCCGTGGAGTGAGCCGCAAGAGGGAGACGCGGTGCAGGCGGCCTTCTTCACCCGGGCCCGCGTGCGCGGCATGGGGCTGTCGCTCCTGCTGGCCGTCGCCATCTGCGCCCTCTCCGCCGGAGCGGCGTACGGGGTGCTGGGCCGGCTGGACGTGGCCGCGGCGCTGCTGCTCATCACCACGCTGTCGCTGGCCGCATCCCTCATCCGGGCCGTGCGCACGCTGCCAGGCAGCGCAGAGCTGGGAGACTACGCGCTGCTCGTCTTCTGCGTGGCCTTTGGCACGCTGGCGGATGTCCGTCAGCTCCAGCAGGCAGGCATCTCCGTCTTCGCCTTCTGCTTCTGCGTGCAGATGCTGGCGGTGGTCCTCCACTTCGGCCTCGCGGCCCTGTTCCGCATCGACGCGGACACCGTCCTCATCACCTCCACCGCCACCATCTTCGGCCCGGCCTTCATCGGCCCGGTGGCTCGCGCGCTGCGCAACCGTGAGCTGTTGGTCTCTGGCATGACCACCGGCCTCATGGGGATCGCTCTGGGGACCTACCTGGGGCTGGCCGTTTCCTGGCTCCTGCGCCCCTGA
- a CDS encoding extracellular solute-binding protein, producing the protein MSRRILLCGVLVLVAACSTLPPKPSSEKRPLRVVLFPYIPDSAGDGFASLKQRLEQGFEQHHPDVDLEVVMNEKDDLYDLADGGTLEQLFGSGPKAAQVVEVDTLLLGELVEKGWVQAVPREPRDVIPAARQAVSIQGRTYGTPTYLCTNVVYARDPAIHTATDGRSLVRILSGIDAAKRPLATNYSGSWTLPAAYMDAWADTHPTGGLEPALALPLDPEATEVFAGVVKSCKGSDRANPCLDKTYADNTLAEEAFALGQANGFMGYTERLFPILKAQPAAALPQVISVPLGGGTHPVMFVDALTVSARCVEDCSSDALALSEYMSRPEVRTLIAFSQDAPPGSLPRYLLQASQAFYQRQPARSDPMYQQYLPIVRDARVFPNQGYPGNRKALQTALLKELQAVPVADSASE; encoded by the coding sequence ATGTCACGTCGAATCCTGCTCTGCGGTGTGCTTGTCCTCGTGGCCGCCTGCAGCACCCTTCCTCCAAAGCCATCCTCGGAGAAGCGGCCGCTGCGGGTCGTCTTGTTTCCCTATATCCCAGACTCCGCGGGGGATGGGTTCGCGAGCCTCAAGCAGCGGCTTGAGCAGGGATTCGAGCAGCACCACCCGGACGTCGATCTCGAAGTCGTGATGAATGAGAAGGACGACCTGTATGATCTGGCCGATGGGGGAACCCTGGAGCAGCTCTTCGGTTCTGGGCCCAAGGCCGCCCAGGTGGTGGAGGTCGACACGCTGCTCCTGGGCGAGCTCGTCGAGAAGGGTTGGGTTCAAGCCGTGCCCCGGGAGCCCCGGGACGTGATTCCCGCGGCGCGGCAGGCTGTGTCCATCCAGGGCAGGACCTATGGCACGCCCACCTATCTGTGCACGAACGTCGTCTACGCGAGGGACCCCGCGATCCACACCGCCACGGATGGACGGTCCCTGGTGCGGATCCTCTCGGGCATCGACGCGGCGAAGCGCCCCCTGGCGACGAACTACAGCGGGAGCTGGACCCTCCCCGCGGCGTACATGGATGCCTGGGCGGATACCCACCCAACCGGTGGCCTGGAGCCGGCGCTCGCGCTCCCCCTGGACCCGGAAGCGACAGAGGTCTTCGCGGGGGTCGTGAAGAGCTGCAAGGGTTCGGACAGGGCCAATCCCTGTCTGGACAAGACCTATGCCGACAATACGCTGGCCGAGGAGGCCTTCGCGCTGGGACAGGCCAATGGGTTCATGGGATACACGGAGCGGCTGTTTCCCATCCTCAAGGCCCAGCCCGCCGCGGCGCTGCCGCAGGTCATCTCCGTGCCGCTGGGCGGGGGCACCCATCCCGTGATGTTCGTGGATGCCTTGACGGTCAGCGCCAGGTGCGTGGAGGACTGTTCGAGCGATGCCCTGGCGCTCTCGGAGTACATGAGCCGCCCCGAGGTGCGGACGCTCATCGCCTTCAGTCAGGACGCTCCTCCGGGTTCGCTGCCGCGCTACCTGCTCCAGGCGAGTCAGGCCTTCTACCAGCGACAGCCCGCGCGCTCCGATCCGATGTACCAGCAGTACCTGCCCATCGTGCGGGACGCCCGGGTCTTTCCGAACCAGGGCTATCCGGGCAACCGGAAGGCACTCCAGACTGCGCTCCTGAAAGAACTCCAAGCCGTTCCCGTCGCCGACTCGGCGTCCGAATAG